The following coding sequences lie in one Deltaproteobacteria bacterium genomic window:
- a CDS encoding D-tyrosyl-tRNA(Tyr) deacylase has product MRAVVQRVREARVFVKGKVVGEIERGLLVFLGVGRGDHEEDADYLAAKIPQLRVFEDDEGRFDLSLVDVGGKLLVVSQFTLFGDCHKGRRPSFIEAAEPQRARELYQRFIAKVQERGVFVATGKFQARMQVKFVNDGPVTLLLDSKRLF; this is encoded by the coding sequence ATGCGCGCCGTCGTCCAAAGGGTAAGGGAGGCAAGGGTCTTCGTCAAGGGAAAGGTCGTTGGCGAGATCGAGAGGGGCCTGCTCGTCTTCCTGGGGGTGGGGAGGGGGGACCATGAGGAGGATGCTGACTACCTTGCCGCCAAGATCCCCCAGCTCAGGGTCTTCGAGGATGATGAGGGAAGGTTCGACCTCTCCCTTGTCGATGTAGGGGGTAAGCTACTGGTGGTCTCGCAGTTCACCCTCTTTGGTGACTGTCACAAAGGGCGCAGGCCCTCCTTCATCGAGGCTGCCGAACCCCAGCGGGCGCGGGAGTTATATCAACGCTTCATCGCTAAGGTCCAGGAAAGAGGGGTTTTTGTGGCCACGGGCAAATTTCAGGCCAGGATGCAAGTGAAATTTGTCAATGATGGTCCTGTGACACTCTTGCTCGACAGCAAAAGGCTGTTTTAG
- the amrA gene encoding AmmeMemoRadiSam system protein A yields MAAALYRSTNPEKGQKKEKVGVDLGLNKEEKRILHEIARTVIWNKASGKKVSEFKVKSKRLKEPRGAFVTINKHGALRGCIGYVRGIKPLYKAVEEMAAAAAFNDPRFPPVTKKELKDLDIEISVLTPLKQIDDTNEIEVGKHGIFIERGFCSGLLLPQVATEYGWDRETFLEQTCFKAGLARHAWKDKETKIYIFSADIF; encoded by the coding sequence ATGGCAGCTGCCCTTTACCGTAGCACCAATCCCGAAAAGGGGCAAAAAAAGGAGAAGGTGGGGGTGGATCTAGGCCTCAACAAGGAGGAGAAAAGGATCCTTCATGAGATAGCCCGAACAGTGATCTGGAACAAGGCCTCAGGAAAGAAGGTCTCGGAGTTTAAGGTAAAATCCAAGAGGTTGAAGGAACCCCGTGGGGCCTTCGTGACCATCAATAAACATGGGGCCTTGCGTGGGTGCATCGGGTATGTAAGGGGAATCAAGCCCCTGTACAAGGCAGTGGAGGAGATGGCCGCGGCTGCAGCCTTCAATGACCCTAGGTTCCCCCCGGTTACCAAAAAGGAACTGAAGGATCTGGATATAGAGATCTCTGTCCTCACCCCCCTCAAACAGATAGATGATACCAACGAGATCGAGGTGGGGAAACACGGGATCTTCATCGAGAGGGGGTTTTGTTCGGGGCTCTTGCTCCCCCAGGTGGCCACCGAGTACGGTTGGGATAGAGAGACCTTCCTGGAGCAGACCTGCTTCAAGGCAGGGCTCGCCCGCCATGCCTGGAAGGACAAGGAGACCAAGATCTACATCTTTTCAGCGGATATATTCTAA
- a CDS encoding lipid-binding SYLF domain-containing protein encodes MKMKKTLCHLLMLNLFLGMLVTVPALYADEVRQVGRINECAEVLEEIMSIPENSIPAKLMRNCEAIAIFPSVVKAGLVIGGRGGKGVVVARDEWTGEWGAPSFYIISGGSIGFQIGVQVIDLILIIPKRRVLRGLVQDRFTLGTDAAVAAGPVGRNTELSTDILLRGAVLTYSRAKGLFVGVALKGSILEPDYEANKSYYGRHITPERILLSGKIKPPASARKLIKALNSNR; translated from the coding sequence ATGAAGATGAAAAAAACACTGTGTCATCTTCTGATGTTAAATCTATTTTTAGGGATGCTTGTCACAGTGCCGGCGCTGTATGCTGATGAGGTGAGGCAAGTAGGCAGAATCAACGAATGCGCTGAGGTTCTAGAAGAGATAATGAGTATACCTGAAAATAGCATCCCAGCCAAACTTATGCGTAATTGTGAGGCCATTGCCATCTTTCCCTCCGTGGTTAAGGCCGGATTGGTTATAGGGGGAAGGGGGGGCAAAGGAGTGGTGGTAGCGCGTGATGAGTGGACCGGAGAATGGGGTGCCCCATCTTTTTACATCATCAGTGGAGGTAGTATTGGGTTCCAAATTGGGGTTCAGGTTATCGATTTGATCTTGATCATCCCTAAAAGAAGGGTATTGAGGGGTTTGGTGCAGGATAGGTTTACCCTGGGTACTGATGCCGCCGTCGCTGCCGGTCCTGTGGGCAGAAATACCGAACTGAGCACGGATATATTGCTAAGGGGAGCAGTATTGACCTATTCTAGGGCAAAAGGACTTTTTGTCGGGGTTGCGTTAAAAGGAAGTATACTCGAACCTGACTATGAGGCGAATAAATCTTACTATGGCCGCCATATCACTCCAGAGAGGATCTTATTGAGTGGCAAAATAAAGCCCCCTGCTTCAGCCAGGAAGCTCATAAAAGCGTTAAACAGTAACAGATGA
- the fusA gene encoding elongation factor G, with the protein MRKYEVEKTRNVGMFGHGSDGKTSLAEAILFNTGMNTRMGRVDDGSSILDFEPEEINRKISTSSAIAHYEWNKHRVVLLDTPGDANFIFDAKACMHVVEGGVIVIGANSGVKVQTEAVWAEANALQLPRIIFISKMDMERARFAETLEDIRENLDDLHALPVQLPIGHEKDFKGVIDLLRNKAYIYEGDESGRYREEEVPSEMAGEAEQQRVKTIETLVEMDDEIMEKYLEGEELSLPELYRCLKKGTLEGKFTPVVCGSSIKNIGIQPLLDLINTCLPSPSEVEPRHGKNPRTGELETREAKEDALFSAYVFKTIADPFAGRLTIFRVYSGNISADTTLYNSTKGIKERVGQIFILQGKKQEPVGFAAPGDIVAVAKLKETTTGDTFCDEKNPILFEGTFPPPPVISYAIRPKARGDEEKIATSLHKLMEEDPTINVTRDGQTKEIILSCVGQVHVDVVVEKLKRKFGVEVDLEAPKVPYKETIKKVAKGVIYRHKKQTGGRGQFAEVHFDIFPLERGKGFEFENALTGMNVPRSFVPAVEKGIAEAMGSGVLAGYPVVDVRVRFYDGKSHEVDSSEMAFKIASIMCFKKGVRDASPVLLEPIMKVEIIVPEENVGDVIGDLNGRRCKILGVEAKGNNQIIRAHVPMAEVLKYAPDLRSITGGRGSFTMEFSHYEEVPSHISEKIIAKDQKTKEEGK; encoded by the coding sequence ATGAGAAAGTACGAGGTGGAAAAGACCAGGAATGTCGGGATGTTCGGCCACGGCAGCGATGGTAAGACATCTCTGGCAGAGGCAATCCTCTTCAACACCGGGATGAATACCCGTATGGGCAGGGTGGACGATGGATCTTCTATCCTCGATTTTGAGCCCGAGGAGATAAATCGCAAGATATCCACCAGCTCAGCTATCGCCCACTATGAATGGAACAAACATCGGGTGGTTTTATTGGATACCCCAGGGGATGCCAATTTTATCTTCGATGCAAAGGCGTGCATGCATGTGGTAGAGGGGGGGGTCATCGTTATCGGGGCCAACTCTGGGGTCAAGGTCCAGACTGAGGCCGTGTGGGCGGAGGCCAACGCCCTGCAACTACCCCGTATCATCTTTATCAGCAAAATGGATATGGAAAGAGCAAGGTTCGCCGAGACCCTGGAGGACATCAGGGAGAATTTGGACGACCTCCATGCCCTCCCCGTTCAGCTTCCCATCGGACATGAGAAGGACTTTAAGGGGGTAATCGACCTCCTGCGCAATAAGGCCTATATCTATGAGGGGGATGAGAGTGGAAGGTACCGGGAAGAGGAGGTCCCCTCAGAGATGGCCGGGGAGGCGGAGCAGCAACGGGTAAAGACCATCGAGACCCTGGTAGAGATGGATGACGAGATCATGGAGAAGTACTTGGAGGGGGAAGAATTGAGCCTGCCGGAACTCTACCGTTGTCTGAAGAAGGGAACCTTAGAGGGTAAATTCACCCCTGTGGTCTGCGGTTCCTCAATAAAAAATATAGGGATCCAGCCCCTTTTGGACCTGATCAACACCTGTCTCCCCTCTCCTTCAGAAGTAGAGCCGAGACATGGTAAGAACCCCCGAACTGGGGAGCTCGAGACCAGAGAGGCCAAAGAGGATGCCCTTTTCTCCGCCTATGTCTTTAAGACCATCGCCGACCCCTTTGCCGGCCGTCTGACCATCTTCCGGGTCTACTCGGGGAATATCAGCGCAGATACCACCCTCTATAATTCCACCAAGGGCATAAAGGAGAGGGTGGGGCAGATCTTCATACTCCAGGGGAAAAAACAGGAGCCCGTCGGCTTCGCTGCCCCCGGGGATATAGTGGCGGTGGCCAAGCTCAAGGAGACCACCACTGGTGATACCTTTTGTGACGAGAAGAATCCCATTCTCTTTGAAGGGACATTCCCTCCACCCCCAGTCATTTCCTATGCCATCAGGCCCAAGGCCAGAGGGGATGAGGAGAAGATCGCCACCTCCTTGCATAAGCTTATGGAGGAGGACCCCACCATAAACGTCACGCGAGATGGACAAACCAAAGAGATCATCCTCTCCTGTGTGGGGCAGGTCCATGTGGATGTAGTGGTGGAAAAACTCAAGCGCAAATTTGGAGTGGAGGTTGATCTGGAGGCTCCCAAGGTACCTTATAAGGAGACGATAAAAAAAGTGGCCAAGGGAGTTATCTACAGACACAAAAAGCAAACAGGAGGACGGGGGCAGTTTGCCGAGGTCCATTTTGATATCTTCCCATTGGAGCGAGGGAAAGGGTTCGAATTCGAGAATGCGCTAACAGGCATGAATGTACCGAGGAGCTTTGTCCCGGCTGTAGAAAAGGGAATCGCCGAGGCCATGGGGTCTGGTGTCTTGGCAGGCTATCCTGTAGTTGATGTAAGGGTCCGCTTTTATGACGGGAAATCCCACGAGGTGGATTCCTCGGAGATGGCCTTTAAAATTGCCTCGATCATGTGCTTCAAAAAAGGTGTACGAGATGCGAGTCCTGTACTCTTGGAACCTATTATGAAAGTGGAGATCATCGTTCCAGAAGAGAATGTCGGGGATGTAATCGGGGACCTCAACGGCAGACGATGCAAGATACTCGGGGTAGAGGCCAAAGGAAATAACCAGATCATCAGGGCCCATGTCCCCATGGCGGAGGTCCTGAAATATGCCCCTGACCTCAGGTCGATAACCGGAGGAAGGGGTAGCTTCACCATGGAGTTTTCCCACTATGAAGAGGTCCCATCCCACATCAGTGAGAAGATCATCGCTAAGGACCAAAAGACAAAAGAGGAGGGAAAGTAG